One genomic window of Desulfatirhabdium butyrativorans DSM 18734 includes the following:
- a CDS encoding helix-turn-helix domain-containing protein — MDIYDKWLTIDDLANYIKMSRTKLYGMAQRGQIPASKIGSQWRFDREEIDRWMKAHETDKDPSTPENRP; from the coding sequence ATGGATATATATGATAAATGGCTAACCATAGATGATCTGGCGAATTACATAAAGATGAGTCGGACCAAGCTTTACGGCATGGCCCAGCGCGGCCAGATTCCCGCCTCGAAAATCGGGAGCCAGTGGCGATTCGATCGTGAGGAGATTGACCGGTGGATGAAAGCACATGAGACCGACAAGGATCCGTCGACACCGGAGAATCGCCCATGA
- a CDS encoding CaiB/BaiF CoA transferase family protein produces MAITKPGPLDGIVVLDFTWVLAGPHATKTLADMGAQVIKVERYSDGANERWLPHRATHDGVTQSSYSINVNRGKKSICIDFKKPEGMRIIHDLIRKSDVLIENFAPDVMARMKLDYTEARKIKEDIIYCSISCFGHWGPYSHKPGYDMIAQGASGWTDQSVPPIIAPVSIGDMTASMHATTAILGAIVHHNKTGVGQNIDISMMDCLFSMHENTLPWYLLSSAIGKPIDPPKVGAHHPGYAPYGVYSGKNGSVTIACLTEPRWVPLIKAMGPKYAWLLSEPRAKDVSTRCCTENAFFIHEQIQQWVMEQDSVEEAERILEEVGVPCMRCRSITELADNDPHVREREMIVIENQPFIGPMRHYGSPLKYSETPSGVRGYSPFLGEHNTEVLSGVLGYSDNRIHDLYSQKILHHDAAVERLRNK; encoded by the coding sequence ATGGCGATAACGAAACCGGGTCCATTGGACGGGATTGTGGTACTGGATTTTACATGGGTGCTGGCAGGTCCGCATGCCACAAAAACCCTGGCGGACATGGGGGCTCAGGTCATCAAAGTGGAAAGATACAGCGACGGGGCCAATGAGCGGTGGCTGCCGCACCGGGCGACCCATGACGGCGTGACCCAGAGTTCCTACAGCATCAATGTGAACCGGGGGAAAAAAAGCATCTGCATCGATTTCAAGAAACCCGAAGGGATGCGGATCATCCATGACCTGATTCGAAAAAGCGATGTATTGATCGAAAATTTTGCACCGGATGTCATGGCGCGGATGAAACTGGATTACACCGAAGCCCGGAAAATCAAAGAAGACATCATCTACTGTTCCATCTCCTGCTTCGGCCATTGGGGACCCTACAGCCACAAGCCCGGTTACGACATGATCGCCCAGGGCGCCAGCGGGTGGACGGATCAGAGTGTGCCGCCGATTATCGCGCCGGTGTCCATCGGCGACATGACGGCTTCCATGCACGCCACAACCGCCATCCTGGGGGCCATCGTTCATCACAACAAGACCGGCGTCGGCCAGAACATCGACATTTCCATGATGGACTGCCTCTTCTCCATGCATGAAAACACCCTTCCCTGGTACTTGCTCAGTTCCGCGATCGGAAAGCCCATCGATCCCCCGAAAGTCGGGGCACATCATCCCGGATATGCCCCTTACGGCGTATACTCGGGAAAAAATGGTTCCGTCACCATTGCCTGCCTGACGGAGCCGCGCTGGGTCCCCCTGATCAAGGCGATGGGCCCCAAATATGCATGGCTGCTGTCCGAACCCCGGGCAAAGGACGTTTCGACCCGGTGCTGCACGGAAAACGCCTTTTTCATCCACGAACAGATTCAGCAATGGGTGATGGAACAGGATTCCGTCGAAGAGGCCGAAAGAATACTGGAAGAGGTGGGAGTGCCCTGCATGCGGTGCCGAAGCATCACCGAACTGGCCGACAACGATCCCCATGTCCGGGAAAGGGAGATGATCGTCATCGAGAATCAGCCCTTTATCGGCCCCATGCGACATTACGGGAGCCCGCTGAAATATTCGGAAACCCCTTCGGGCGTCAGAGGGTACAGCCCCTTTCTGGGAGAACACAACACGGAGGTGCTCTCCGGTGTTCTGGGGTATTCCGATAACCGGATTCATGATCTCTATTCTCAGAAAATTCTGCACCATGACGCTGCCGTGGAGCGGTTGAGAAATAAGTGA
- the lipA gene encoding lipoyl synthase has translation MIEKPPWLRKKLPIGSMVSGMVDGMEKNRLFTICREACCPNQGECFSKGTATFLIMGNVCTRNCAFCAVAHGIPGRIDAGEPERIAREIERLKLSFVVITSVTRDDLPDGGAQCFSDVIRAIRKQCPGVGIEVLIPDFQGDPSALARVLDAGPDVLNHNVETVPRLYPRVRPRAVYERSLRLLQRAGEIHPSIVTKSGLMVGMGESGEEMERVMKDLHAARCDSLTIGQYLCPSATHFPVVEYIRPEMFEEYERMALEIGFKSVVASPFVRSSYMAEASYRQAMGYRKKS, from the coding sequence ATGATTGAAAAACCCCCCTGGCTGAGGAAAAAACTGCCCATCGGATCGATGGTTTCCGGGATGGTCGACGGGATGGAGAAAAACCGCCTGTTCACCATCTGCCGGGAAGCCTGCTGCCCCAATCAGGGGGAATGCTTTTCAAAAGGAACGGCGACGTTCCTGATCATGGGAAATGTCTGTACCCGAAATTGCGCTTTTTGTGCAGTAGCCCATGGAATTCCGGGGCGGATCGATGCCGGCGAACCGGAAAGAATCGCCCGGGAAATTGAACGCTTGAAGCTGTCTTTTGTGGTGATTACCTCCGTCACCCGGGACGATTTGCCGGACGGCGGGGCCCAATGCTTCAGCGATGTGATCCGGGCGATTCGAAAACAATGCCCGGGGGTCGGCATCGAGGTGTTGATTCCGGATTTTCAGGGCGACCCGTCGGCCCTCGCACGGGTTCTCGATGCAGGTCCGGATGTACTGAACCACAATGTCGAAACCGTCCCCCGCCTGTACCCCCGGGTCCGGCCCCGGGCGGTCTACGAACGATCTCTCCGGTTGCTGCAAAGAGCCGGGGAAATCCATCCGTCCATTGTGACCAAATCCGGATTGATGGTCGGTATGGGCGAATCCGGGGAGGAGATGGAAAGGGTCATGAAAGATCTGCATGCGGCCCGGTGCGACAGCCTGACCATCGGCCAGTATTTGTGCCCTTCCGCAACTCATTTTCCGGTCGTCGAATACATCCGGCCGGAAATGTTTGAGGAATATGAACGCATGGCCCTGGAAATCGGCTTTAAAAGCGTGGTCGCATCCCCTTTTGTCCGAAGTTCCTACATGGCGGAGGCGTCCTACCGTCAGGCGATGGGGTATCGGAAAAAAAGTTAA
- a CDS encoding acyl-CoA dehydrogenase family protein, whose translation MDFFITKEQQSMQKSAREFLKARCTPEYVREMEENEKGYHPDFWKKMAELDWMALIIPEEYDGLGSNFFDLVLMMEEMGRFCLPGPFFSTVVLGAMSVMLYGTEEQRRRILPAIGTAKLIMTLALTEPETTRYAPDVISVTAEKKGDHYVINGTKLFVSDAHVADIMVCAARTSGAKNEPKGITLFLIDAKLPGIRISPLITLGGDKQFEVGFQNFEAPADAVLGGVNEGSAQLNRILQYAVLCKCAEMVGGAEKVLEMAAAYAKERKQFGKPIGAFQAIQHHCANMLIDLEGSRYITYKAAWMLGNHISCEKEISIAKAWVSDAYQKITSLGHQVQGGAAFMKEHDMQLFSRRSMSAAVAFGDAAFHRNKVATALGL comes from the coding sequence ATGGATTTTTTCATCACGAAAGAGCAGCAAAGCATGCAGAAATCGGCCCGCGAATTTTTGAAGGCCCGATGCACTCCTGAATATGTGCGGGAGATGGAAGAAAATGAAAAGGGGTATCATCCGGATTTCTGGAAAAAGATGGCGGAACTGGACTGGATGGCGCTCATCATCCCGGAGGAATATGACGGTCTGGGCAGCAATTTTTTCGATCTGGTTCTGATGATGGAAGAGATGGGCCGGTTCTGCCTGCCCGGACCCTTTTTTTCGACAGTGGTTCTGGGAGCCATGAGCGTCATGCTGTACGGGACGGAGGAACAGCGGCGGCGGATTCTTCCGGCAATCGGGACGGCCAAACTGATCATGACGCTGGCATTGACTGAACCGGAAACGACGCGGTATGCCCCGGACGTGATTTCCGTAACCGCCGAAAAAAAAGGGGATCATTACGTCATAAACGGGACCAAGCTGTTCGTGTCCGATGCCCATGTGGCCGATATCATGGTATGTGCGGCCCGGACATCCGGAGCGAAGAACGAGCCGAAGGGCATCACGTTGTTTTTGATCGATGCGAAACTGCCGGGGATTCGGATCTCTCCCCTCATTACGCTGGGAGGAGACAAACAGTTCGAAGTGGGTTTTCAAAATTTCGAGGCGCCGGCGGATGCCGTCCTGGGGGGGGTGAACGAGGGAAGCGCGCAACTGAACAGGATTCTTCAGTACGCCGTTCTATGCAAATGTGCGGAAATGGTGGGCGGGGCCGAAAAAGTTCTTGAAATGGCTGCCGCATATGCCAAAGAAAGAAAGCAGTTCGGAAAGCCGATCGGCGCGTTTCAGGCCATTCAGCATCACTGCGCCAATATGCTGATCGACCTGGAGGGAAGCCGGTATATCACCTATAAGGCGGCATGGATGCTCGGCAATCATATCTCCTGTGAAAAAGAAATCTCCATCGCCAAAGCCTGGGTCTCCGATGCCTACCAGAAAATTACGAGCCTGGGGCATCAGGTTCAGGGCGGTGCGGCATTCATGAAAGAACATGACATGCAGCTGTTTTCCAGAAGATCCATGTCGGCGGCCGTGGCATTCGGCGATGCCGCATTTCATCGAAACAAAGTTGCAACGGCACTGGGTTTGTAG
- a CDS encoding acyl-CoA dehydrogenase family protein encodes MDFGYTAEEQEYREKLRAFLDRELNETIARQNWEDLGVGPEAREFSRKLAAFGFLGMSWPKEYGGKGLSQTYDFILLDELGQRWGAHVPLDVGYTMVGPTILRRGGEALKKEFLPQIVNGEIEFCLGYTEPDAGSDLASLKMEAVEDGDDFIINGQKTFNTECHYSEYHWLAARTDLRPEALRHQSITLFIVNMDSPGVTVRPMMTMSGEQTNEVFYDNVRVPKSRIVGEKNKGFYYVMEAIGSERNQVFIPARLWPILHELIAYARDTAFNGKPLAEDARIRDKIAQAAVELEVAGVLADHSRWLESNHLQMTYEPEVTKIFISEAEQRLAKNAMEILGLFGQLLEGSKWVPARGRIAWEWLHSFMTTLGGGTSEVGRSVIAQRGLGLPRSF; translated from the coding sequence ATGGATTTTGGATATACGGCAGAGGAACAGGAATATCGGGAAAAGCTGAGGGCCTTCCTGGATCGGGAACTCAATGAAACCATCGCCCGGCAGAACTGGGAAGACCTGGGCGTCGGACCCGAAGCACGGGAATTCAGCCGCAAACTTGCGGCCTTCGGATTTTTGGGGATGAGCTGGCCGAAGGAATACGGCGGCAAGGGCTTGAGCCAGACCTATGATTTCATCCTCCTGGATGAACTGGGACAACGGTGGGGGGCCCATGTGCCCCTGGATGTCGGATACACGATGGTCGGGCCCACCATCCTGCGCCGGGGCGGCGAGGCATTGAAAAAGGAATTCCTGCCGCAGATCGTCAACGGAGAGATCGAGTTTTGTCTGGGATACACCGAACCGGATGCCGGATCGGACCTGGCCTCCCTGAAAATGGAAGCTGTTGAAGACGGGGATGATTTCATCATCAACGGCCAGAAAACATTCAATACCGAATGCCATTATTCGGAATATCACTGGCTGGCGGCCAGGACCGATTTGCGTCCCGAGGCCCTGAGACATCAGAGCATCACGCTGTTCATCGTCAATATGGACAGCCCGGGCGTCACGGTCCGCCCCATGATGACCATGTCCGGAGAACAGACCAATGAAGTGTTCTACGACAATGTCCGGGTTCCCAAAAGCCGGATCGTCGGTGAAAAAAACAAGGGATTTTACTATGTCATGGAGGCCATCGGTTCCGAAAGAAACCAGGTGTTCATTCCGGCCCGGCTGTGGCCGATTCTCCATGAGCTGATCGCCTATGCCAGGGACACCGCTTTCAACGGGAAACCTTTGGCCGAAGATGCCCGGATTCGGGACAAAATCGCACAGGCGGCCGTAGAGCTGGAAGTGGCCGGCGTGCTGGCCGACCATTCGCGCTGGCTGGAAAGCAATCACCTCCAGATGACCTATGAACCGGAAGTGACGAAAATTTTCATATCGGAAGCCGAACAGCGGCTGGCCAAAAATGCCATGGAAATACTGGGGCTTTTCGGGCAGCTTCTGGAAGGGTCCAAATGGGTCCCCGCCCGTGGAAGAATCGCCTGGGAATGGCTCCATTCCTTCATGACGACGCTGGGCGGCGGAACCAGTGAGGTGGGGCGGAGCGTGATCGCCCAACGGGGACTGGGACTTCCCAGATCTTTTTAA